A genomic region of Acipenser ruthenus chromosome 9, fAciRut3.2 maternal haplotype, whole genome shotgun sequence contains the following coding sequences:
- the LOC117406254 gene encoding olfactory receptor 4E2-like: MDTQVGTTASVQNATFVRPVGFYIRGFIALQHTDYYFIFLSIVYIATLLANFLIMSIIWFADSLHTPKYFAIFSLAVVDVSYSTALIPKSIDAFLFNARFVFYDTCLTQMFFVHYFSSMESFALSVLAYDRLIAICFPLRSNTLNSNTKMVLVIIVSWAIPFIVMMITVALINRLSFCKSTIINSYFCDHGPVFKNACSDYSANWFMAAFGIVVLFFLPLAFIMLSYVCIIFALLKIASAEGRRKAFKTCTSHLTLVAVFYIPLLVTYIIAWVNVTIDTDTRILNTSLSATIPPLLNPIIYTLKTEEIMEQIKKYFRNRTINTVS, encoded by the coding sequence ATGGACACGCAGGTTGGAACCACCGCATCGGTCCAAAACGCTACCTTTGTGCGGCCAGTTGGGTTTTACATCAGAGGTTTTATTGCTTTGCAGCACAccgattattattttatattcctGTCAATTGTTTACATTGCAACATTGTTAGCAAACTTTCTGATCATGTCAATAATTTGGTTTGCAGACAGCCTGCATACACCAAAGTACTTTGCAATTTTTAGCTTAGCCGTGGTGGATGTAAGTTACAGTACAGCACTTATTCCAAAATCGATCGATGCGTTTCTTTTCAATGCCAGATTTGTTTTTTATGATACCTGCTTAACGCAGAtgttttttgtacattatttttcttcGATGGAATCATTTGCTCTCTCTGTTTTAGCTTATGACAGGTTAATAGCTATCTGCTTTCCCCTGAGAAGCAATACACTCAACTCAAACACAAAAATGGTTTTAGTTATAATTGTTTCCTGGGCAATTCCTTTCATTGTAATGATGATCACTGTCGCTCTCATAAATCGATTGTCATTCTGTAAGTCTACGATCATTAACAGCTACTTTTGTGATCACGGACCAGTTTTTAAAAATGCTTGCAGTGATTATTCTGCTAATTGGTTTATGGCTGCATTTGGTatcgttgttttattttttctccctTTGGCTTTCATTATGTTGTCATATGTGTGCATTATATTTGCCCTCTTGAAGATTGCATCGGCAGAAGGAAGACGTAAAGCATTTAAAACTTGCACAAGTCATTTAACCTTAGTAGCAGTATTTTATATACCGCTGTTAGTGACCTATATCATAGCGTGGGTAAACGTGACTATCGACACAGATACCAGAATTCTTAACACATCTCTGTCTGCTACTATACCTCCTCTCCTTAATCCAATTATATACACCTTAAAGACTGAAGAAATTAtggagcaaataaaaaaatatttcagaaatCGAACAATTAACACTGTAAGTTGA